From Quadrisphaera sp. DSM 44207, the proteins below share one genomic window:
- a CDS encoding polysaccharide lyase, translating to MAGVVAPLAVQAASEPDAELVVLDAAQASRSVALASQQSSGGAGAQEHQAGGASRTWASEGTDVEVEGGRFSVSGLAPRGSYGIALAQDLGADVEVAHELSVADPDDLVGGLYESTQLRLQQDGDHYRALVVVRPGGDVRLRLDRVRDGRTTVLARSPQVAEVEPGEPLQVEARVVGTDPPVLRARAWREGEERPDWQLTAADASPDAVDDRGRVVLSGYLSRRAEPTSLQLADLQGRSLAFADATRREAPSARATWASVVTPVAATTAPTASPTASPTASPTASPTASPTASPTASATASSTASATASPTASATASSTASPTASPTASPTASPTASPSSSSPATTLVSSDFDDFDAAAPVPIADFRSAMGDPVVAGQTALKRTSLVEVAGRGRVLRQTLEANTYGGASGITAVPRLAEDVDEASIQYDVRFGAGFDWSLGGKLPGLGGVLPGVKPSVASGCSSATGDAWSGRGMWITPESYSSVTGSNEWIGYLYDHDKREACGDNVRTGEALTAGTWHTVRQYYKLNTFSSSGTPNADGVHRMWIDGELVVDNTRATYRDDPDLHINRVFWHVFRGGGTASWASPTTGTVDVDDLVVTSP from the coding sequence GTGGCGGGGGTCGTCGCTCCGCTCGCCGTCCAGGCCGCGTCGGAGCCCGACGCCGAGCTGGTGGTCCTCGACGCGGCGCAGGCCTCCCGGAGCGTCGCCCTCGCGTCGCAGCAGAGCTCGGGCGGCGCGGGCGCGCAGGAGCACCAGGCCGGCGGCGCCTCCCGGACCTGGGCGTCCGAGGGCACCGACGTCGAGGTCGAGGGCGGCCGCTTCTCCGTGTCGGGACTCGCCCCCCGGGGCTCCTACGGGATCGCGCTGGCGCAGGACCTCGGCGCCGACGTCGAGGTGGCCCACGAGCTGTCCGTCGCCGACCCCGATGACCTCGTCGGCGGCCTGTACGAGTCCACCCAGCTGCGCCTGCAGCAGGACGGCGACCACTACCGCGCCCTCGTCGTGGTCCGTCCCGGTGGCGACGTCCGGCTGCGCCTCGACCGCGTCCGGGACGGCAGGACCACCGTCCTCGCCCGCAGCCCGCAGGTCGCCGAGGTCGAGCCGGGCGAGCCGCTCCAGGTCGAGGCGCGCGTGGTGGGGACCGACCCGCCCGTGCTGCGGGCCCGCGCGTGGCGCGAGGGCGAGGAGCGCCCGGACTGGCAGCTGACCGCGGCGGACGCCTCCCCGGACGCCGTCGACGACCGCGGCCGGGTGGTCCTGTCCGGCTACCTGTCGCGCAGGGCCGAGCCGACGTCGCTGCAGCTGGCGGACCTGCAGGGCCGGTCGCTCGCCTTCGCGGACGCCACCCGCCGCGAGGCGCCGTCCGCGCGGGCCACGTGGGCGTCGGTGGTCACCCCGGTGGCGGCGACCACCGCACCGACGGCGTCACCGACGGCGTCACCGACGGCGTCACCGACGGCGTCACCGACGGCGTCACCGACGGCGTCACCGACGGCGTCGGCGACCGCGTCGTCCACGGCGTCGGCGACCGCGTCTCCCACGGCGTCGGCCACGGCGTCGTCCACCGCGTCCCCGACGGCGTCTCCCACGGCGTCCCCCACGGCGTCCCCCACGGCGTCCCCGTCCTCGTCGAGCCCGGCGACCACGCTCGTCTCCAGCGACTTCGACGACTTCGACGCCGCGGCCCCGGTGCCGATCGCCGACTTCCGGTCCGCGATGGGCGACCCGGTCGTCGCGGGCCAGACGGCCCTGAAGCGGACGTCGCTGGTGGAGGTCGCCGGCCGCGGGCGGGTCCTGCGCCAGACCCTGGAGGCGAACACCTACGGCGGCGCGTCCGGCATCACCGCCGTCCCGCGGCTGGCCGAGGACGTGGACGAGGCCTCGATCCAGTACGACGTGCGGTTCGGCGCCGGGTTCGACTGGTCCCTGGGAGGGAAGCTGCCCGGCCTGGGCGGCGTGCTGCCCGGTGTCAAGCCCTCCGTCGCCTCCGGGTGCAGCAGCGCGACGGGCGACGCCTGGTCGGGCCGCGGCATGTGGATCACCCCCGAGTCGTACTCGTCCGTGACGGGCTCGAACGAGTGGATCGGCTACCTGTACGACCACGACAAGCGCGAGGCCTGCGGGGACAACGTGCGCACCGGCGAGGCGCTCACCGCGGGCACCTGGCACACGGTGAGGCAGTACTACAAGCTCAACACGTTCTCCTCGTCCGGGACCCCGAACGCCGACGGCGTCCACAGGATGTGGATCGACGGCGAGCTCGTGGTCGACAACACCCGGGCCACGTACCGCGACGACCCGGACCTGCACATCAACCGCGTCTTCTGGCACGTCTTCCGGGGCGGCGGCACCGCCAGCTGGGCCAGCCCCACGACGGGCACGGTCGACGTCGACGACCTCGTGGTCACGAGCCCGTGA
- a CDS encoding PKD domain-containing protein, whose product MIRRPRQRLRTLLGAGLAATVASALALPVSPQPASAAPAVVPSQPTVSADALPTVQVDGVVWAQVVVGDRVYATGQFTSARPAGAAAGTGEVARSNVLAYDITTGKLVTSWAPKLNGTGLAITASPDGSRVYVGGSFTSVDGASASRVVALDAASGAVVTAFKASANNTVRSLAAAGGTVYAGGSFTAAGGQARSYLAAFRASDGAVTPWAPPADAAVMAMTAPAGTNELVVGGRFTTLNGQAQAGMGAVDLTSGATLPWAANATVKNYGPDSAIYSLSSADGAVYGTGYNFYGPGNLENAFAADAAGGALRWVNGCRGDTYSSYPVGGVLYAVGHAHDCSSIGVQPETSPQTFQRAQAFTTAWTGNTNTSGKFQGKRASEVLPWLPTLAAGTYTGQSQAAWSVAGNGTYVVLGGEFPKVNGRAQQGLVRFAVRSAAPRKEGPQAISDMALAADGLADGGLRISFAAAWDRDDRNLRYELLRGPSSSPAVVARTTADSAWWSRPRLGLVDPSPVVGTATAYRVRVTDPDGNTATSAPLTATAAAASAPSAYRDAVLADGAESYWRLDEASGTVALDRAGAGDLTLDPSASRGAKGATRDGDAATAFAGSAAVPATTTAPRPGPQTFSVEAWFQTTTTTGGKIVGFGDSATAASRSHDRQVYLTSSGQLVFGVYPGAFKTITSPGRYNDGAWHHVVATLGPAGTALFVDGAQVAADASVKGAQAFTGYWRVGGDTVNAKWSGAPATAALAGTIDDVAVYPTQLAAARVAEHHRLGATAGATPTPTPTPTPTFTPTPTPTPTPAPNAAPTASFTATTDGLTAAVDASASEDGDGTIAAVAWDFGDGATGSGTTARHTYAAAGTYSVTVTVTDDRGATGTTRQPVTVTAPPPPPAPAPGQVLAADAFARTTTSGWGPAETGGAWTTSGGTTAVTGGAGRATVSAGRTSASTLDAVSATASDVRAAVSVDAAPTGGGVYASVIARRVGTGGYHARARVTATGAVTLALSSVASGTETVLKSVSLTGPALAPGQRLLVRVQAVGTAPTTLRARAWVEGTPEPADWQLTATDSTAALQAAGGVGLSTYLSASATAPLTVAWDDLAATTTAP is encoded by the coding sequence GTGATCAGACGTCCGCGCCAGCGCCTCCGCACCCTGCTGGGCGCGGGTCTCGCAGCCACCGTGGCCAGCGCCCTGGCGCTGCCGGTCTCGCCGCAGCCGGCGTCCGCGGCGCCGGCGGTCGTCCCCTCGCAGCCCACCGTGAGCGCGGACGCGCTGCCCACGGTGCAGGTCGACGGCGTGGTGTGGGCGCAGGTCGTGGTGGGCGACCGGGTCTACGCCACGGGCCAGTTCACCTCGGCCCGCCCGGCCGGTGCCGCGGCCGGCACCGGTGAGGTCGCCCGGTCCAACGTCCTCGCCTACGACATCACCACGGGGAAGCTGGTCACCTCCTGGGCGCCGAAGCTCAACGGCACCGGGCTGGCCATCACGGCGTCCCCGGACGGCTCGCGCGTGTACGTCGGCGGCTCCTTCACCAGCGTCGACGGAGCCAGCGCCTCGCGCGTCGTGGCCCTGGACGCCGCCTCCGGTGCCGTGGTCACGGCGTTCAAGGCGTCCGCCAACAACACCGTGCGGTCCCTGGCCGCGGCGGGCGGCACGGTCTACGCGGGCGGGTCCTTCACCGCGGCCGGGGGGCAGGCGCGCTCCTACCTCGCCGCCTTCCGCGCCTCCGACGGCGCGGTGACGCCGTGGGCGCCGCCCGCCGACGCCGCCGTGATGGCGATGACCGCGCCGGCGGGCACGAACGAGCTCGTCGTCGGCGGCCGCTTCACCACCCTCAACGGGCAGGCCCAGGCCGGGATGGGCGCGGTGGACCTGACCTCGGGCGCGACGCTGCCGTGGGCGGCGAACGCGACGGTGAAGAACTACGGGCCGGACTCGGCGATCTACAGCCTCTCCAGCGCCGACGGGGCGGTCTACGGGACCGGGTACAACTTCTACGGGCCGGGCAACCTCGAGAACGCCTTCGCCGCCGACGCGGCGGGAGGGGCCCTGCGGTGGGTCAACGGCTGCCGGGGCGACACCTACTCCAGCTACCCGGTGGGCGGCGTCCTGTACGCGGTCGGCCACGCGCACGACTGCTCGTCCATCGGCGTCCAGCCGGAGACGAGCCCGCAGACGTTCCAGCGGGCGCAGGCCTTCACCACGGCCTGGACCGGGAACACCAACACCTCCGGCAAGTTCCAGGGCAAGCGCGCCAGCGAGGTCCTCCCGTGGCTGCCCACCCTGGCCGCCGGCACCTACACCGGCCAGTCCCAGGCCGCCTGGTCGGTCGCCGGCAACGGCACCTACGTCGTCCTGGGCGGGGAGTTCCCGAAGGTCAACGGCCGCGCCCAGCAGGGCCTGGTCCGGTTCGCCGTGCGCTCCGCCGCCCCCCGCAAGGAGGGGCCGCAGGCCATCAGCGACATGGCGCTCGCCGCGGACGGGCTCGCCGACGGCGGCCTGAGGATCTCCTTCGCGGCCGCGTGGGACCGCGACGACCGCAACCTGCGCTACGAACTCCTGCGCGGCCCCTCCTCGTCGCCCGCGGTGGTGGCCCGCACGACCGCCGACTCCGCGTGGTGGAGCCGCCCCCGGCTCGGCCTGGTCGACCCCTCGCCCGTGGTCGGGACCGCGACGGCGTACCGGGTGCGGGTCACCGACCCCGACGGCAACACCGCCACCAGCGCCCCCCTCACGGCGACGGCGGCCGCGGCCAGCGCCCCCAGCGCCTACCGCGACGCGGTGCTCGCGGACGGCGCGGAGTCCTACTGGCGCCTCGACGAGGCGAGCGGCACCGTCGCGCTCGACCGGGCGGGCGCCGGCGACCTGACCCTGGACCCCTCGGCGAGCCGCGGCGCGAAGGGCGCGACGCGGGACGGCGACGCCGCGACCGCCTTCGCGGGGTCGGCGGCCGTGCCGGCGACGACGACCGCCCCGCGCCCGGGACCCCAGACCTTCTCGGTGGAGGCCTGGTTCCAGACCACCACCACGACGGGCGGCAAGATCGTCGGCTTCGGCGACTCGGCCACCGCGGCGAGCAGGAGCCACGACCGCCAGGTCTACCTGACCAGCAGCGGCCAGCTGGTCTTCGGGGTCTACCCCGGCGCGTTCAAGACCATCACCAGCCCCGGCCGGTACAACGACGGGGCGTGGCACCACGTGGTGGCCACGCTGGGCCCGGCCGGCACGGCCCTGTTCGTCGACGGCGCCCAGGTGGCCGCCGACGCGAGCGTCAAGGGGGCGCAGGCCTTCACCGGCTACTGGCGCGTCGGCGGGGACACCGTCAACGCCAAGTGGTCCGGCGCCCCCGCGACCGCAGCGCTCGCGGGCACGATCGACGACGTCGCGGTGTACCCGACGCAGCTGGCGGCCGCGAGGGTCGCCGAGCACCACCGCCTCGGCGCGACCGCCGGTGCCACCCCGACGCCCACCCCGACGCCCACCCCGACGTTCACCCCGACGCCCACGCCGACCCCGACGCCTGCTCCCAACGCCGCTCCGACCGCGTCGTTCACGGCGACCACCGACGGCCTCACCGCCGCCGTCGACGCCTCGGCGTCCGAGGACGGCGACGGCACCATCGCCGCGGTGGCCTGGGACTTCGGGGACGGCGCCACGGGCAGCGGCACCACGGCGAGGCACACCTACGCCGCCGCGGGGACGTACTCCGTGACCGTGACGGTCACCGACGACCGCGGCGCCACGGGGACCACCCGGCAGCCGGTGACGGTCACGGCTCCTCCGCCGCCCCCGGCGCCGGCGCCCGGCCAGGTGCTGGCGGCGGACGCCTTCGCCCGCACCACCACCAGCGGCTGGGGCCCCGCCGAGACCGGTGGGGCCTGGACCACGAGCGGGGGCACCACCGCGGTCACCGGCGGAGCGGGACGGGCGACCGTCAGCGCGGGCAGGACGTCGGCGTCGACGCTGGACGCGGTGTCCGCCACGGCGAGCGACGTGCGGGCCGCGGTCTCCGTCGACGCCGCGCCCACCGGGGGTGGCGTCTACGCCTCGGTGATCGCCCGCCGCGTCGGCACGGGCGGGTACCACGCCCGTGCCCGGGTCACGGCCACCGGCGCGGTCACCCTGGCCCTGTCGTCGGTGGCCTCGGGCACCGAGACGGTCCTGAAGTCCGTGTCGCTGACGGGCCCCGCGCTGGCGCCCGGCCAGCGGCTGCTGGTGCGGGTGCAGGCGGTCGGCACCGCGCCGACGACCCTGCGGGCGCGGGCGTGGGTCGAGGGCACCCCCGAGCCCGCGGACTGGCAGCTGACCGCCACCGACAGCACGGCCGCGCTGCAGGCCGCGGGCGGTGTCGGGCTCTCCACCTACCTCTCCGCCAGCGCGACCGCTCCGCTGACCGTCGCGTGGGACGACCTCGCCGCGACGACGACCGCTCCGTGA
- a CDS encoding glycosyltransferase, giving the protein MTRAPVPSPAPRGRSGGTVLVAHPSPDLYGSDRVLLESVDALLAAGHRVVVTVPAAGPLVPLLVERGAQVVLCAAPVLRKDVLRPRGLGRFLAGAVRGAVQGLGLLHRTRPDAVLVNTVTIPLWTLLARVARRPCLVHVHEAEASAAPLVRVLLGAPLLLADRVLVNSRFSLGVLLASAPRLRGRSSVLDNAVPGPPAVVPAREELAAPVRLLYVGRLSPRKGPDAAVEAVHLLLAEGVDVRLDVVGSAYPGYEWFAQRLAERAAAAGPERVVLHGFDADVWPHLERADLVVVPSRTDEPFGNTAVEAVLAARPVVVSDTSGLREAVEGYGCARLVEPGSAEALAAAVRQVLADWRAHRDGALQDAARAARRHSPSAYRSAVAGAVQALLEGAP; this is encoded by the coding sequence GTGACGCGCGCTCCCGTCCCGTCGCCCGCTCCCCGCGGCCGCTCCGGCGGCACCGTCCTGGTCGCCCACCCCAGCCCCGACCTCTACGGCTCCGACCGCGTCCTGCTGGAGTCGGTCGACGCCCTGCTGGCCGCGGGGCACCGGGTGGTGGTCACCGTGCCGGCCGCGGGGCCGCTGGTGCCGCTGCTGGTCGAGCGCGGCGCGCAGGTCGTCCTGTGCGCCGCGCCCGTGCTGCGCAAGGACGTCCTGCGCCCGCGGGGGCTCGGGCGCTTCCTCGCCGGCGCGGTGCGGGGCGCGGTGCAGGGGCTGGGGCTCCTGCACCGCACCCGGCCCGACGCGGTGCTGGTCAACACGGTGACCATCCCCCTGTGGACCCTGCTGGCGCGGGTGGCGCGCCGGCCGTGCCTGGTGCACGTGCACGAGGCGGAGGCGTCCGCCGCGCCCCTGGTGCGGGTGCTCCTCGGCGCGCCCCTGCTGCTGGCGGACAGGGTGCTCGTCAACAGCCGCTTCAGCCTCGGGGTGCTGCTGGCCAGCGCGCCGCGGCTGCGCGGACGCTCGTCGGTCCTGGACAACGCCGTGCCCGGCCCGCCGGCCGTCGTGCCGGCGCGCGAGGAGCTGGCCGCGCCGGTGCGCCTGCTCTACGTGGGGCGCCTGTCGCCGCGCAAGGGTCCCGACGCGGCGGTCGAGGCCGTCCACCTGCTGCTCGCCGAGGGCGTCGACGTGCGGCTCGACGTCGTCGGCAGCGCCTACCCCGGGTACGAGTGGTTCGCGCAGCGCCTCGCCGAGCGCGCGGCCGCGGCCGGTCCGGAGCGGGTGGTGCTGCACGGCTTCGACGCCGACGTCTGGCCCCACCTGGAGCGCGCCGACCTCGTCGTGGTGCCCTCCCGGACGGACGAGCCCTTCGGCAACACGGCCGTGGAGGCCGTGCTGGCCGCCCGTCCCGTCGTCGTCAGCGACACCAGCGGGCTGCGCGAGGCCGTCGAGGGCTACGGGTGCGCCCGCCTCGTGGAGCCGGGCAGCGCCGAGGCGCTCGCCGCCGCCGTGCGGCAGGTGCTGGCCGACTGGCGGGCGCACCGGGACGGCGCGCTCCAGGACGCCGCCCGGGCGGCGCGGCGGCACAGCCCCTCCGCGTACCGCTCCGCGGTGGCAGGTGCCGTCCAGGCCCTCCTGGAGGGCGCCCCGTGA
- a CDS encoding glycosyltransferase family 2 protein, with the protein MTSVVVAVLTYRRPDDLAELLPLLEEQARALHPAARVLVVDNDPAGSARSVVAASGVAATYAHEPRPGIAAARNRALDEAGDAEALVFIDDDERPGDAWLQHLVATWQETGSAGVVGPVVSRVDAPHGPWVAAGDFFRRRRLPTGSPVAVAATNNLLLDLRRVRPTGISFDERFGISGGSDTLFTRQLVAAGLQLVWCDEAVVTDVVPAHRATRGWVLRRALRSGNGWSRTSLVLATGRGRRARTRAVLTARGGVRALGGAGRFAWGVLSRSAHHRARGARTAARGLGMLTGAFGSTYAEYRRG; encoded by the coding sequence GTGACCTCGGTGGTGGTGGCCGTGCTCACCTACCGGCGCCCGGACGACCTCGCGGAGCTGCTGCCCCTGCTCGAGGAGCAGGCGCGCGCCCTGCACCCGGCGGCCCGGGTGCTGGTCGTCGACAACGACCCCGCGGGCAGCGCCCGGTCGGTGGTGGCGGCCTCCGGCGTCGCGGCGACGTACGCGCACGAGCCGCGGCCCGGCATCGCCGCCGCCCGCAACCGGGCCCTGGACGAGGCGGGGGACGCCGAGGCGCTCGTGTTCATCGACGACGACGAGCGCCCCGGCGACGCCTGGCTGCAGCACCTCGTCGCCACCTGGCAGGAGACCGGCAGCGCCGGCGTCGTCGGTCCGGTGGTCTCCCGCGTCGACGCGCCGCACGGCCCGTGGGTGGCGGCGGGGGACTTCTTCCGCCGGCGGCGCCTGCCCACCGGGTCGCCGGTGGCGGTCGCGGCGACCAACAACCTGCTGCTGGACCTGCGCCGGGTGCGGCCGACCGGGATCTCCTTCGACGAGCGGTTCGGGATCAGCGGCGGCTCGGACACCCTCTTCACGCGCCAGCTCGTCGCGGCCGGCCTGCAGCTGGTCTGGTGCGACGAGGCCGTGGTCACGGACGTCGTCCCCGCTCACCGCGCCACGCGGGGCTGGGTGCTGCGGCGGGCGCTGCGCAGCGGCAACGGGTGGAGCCGGACCTCGCTCGTGCTGGCCACGGGTCGTGGCCGGCGCGCGCGCACGCGGGCGGTGCTCACCGCGCGCGGCGGGGTGCGCGCCCTCGGCGGCGCGGGGCGCTTCGCCTGGGGCGTGCTGTCCCGCTCCGCGCACCACCGGGCCCGCGGTGCCCGCACGGCGGCCCGCGGCCTGGGCATGCTCACCGGCGCCTTCGGCTCCACCTACGCGGAGTACCGCCGCGGCTGA
- a CDS encoding glycosyltransferase family 2 protein, whose product MSTDADVHRPSSTVVVAVLTYRRPELLARAVPVLLEQAAASPEPARVLVVDNDPAGSARPVVERWVGAGLAYAHEPRPGIAAARNRALDEAGDAEAIVFIDDDEVPREDWLARLVRAWRAWGCTAVAGPAVSAPELPLDPWVRESRMFERRRRPTGTALRGAATNNLLLDLRRLRALGVRFDDAFGLTGGSDTMLTHDLVARGEPLRWCDEAQVVASVPAVRATRRYVLRRNLRTGTTWSRVEVKLARGPVRVLRRAELVARGVLRVARGLAAAVRGRLGRSLGHRARGECDVASGVGMVLGALGYGYVEYARPRGAGSGASGAG is encoded by the coding sequence GTGAGCACCGACGCCGACGTGCACCGCCCCTCCAGCACGGTGGTCGTCGCCGTGCTCACCTACCGGCGCCCGGAGCTGCTCGCGCGCGCCGTCCCGGTGCTGCTCGAGCAGGCGGCGGCCTCGCCGGAGCCGGCTCGCGTCCTCGTCGTCGACAACGACCCCGCGGGCAGCGCCCGGCCGGTGGTGGAGCGGTGGGTCGGCGCCGGCCTGGCCTACGCGCACGAGCCGCGGCCCGGCATCGCCGCCGCCCGCAACCGGGCCCTGGACGAGGCGGGCGATGCCGAGGCGATCGTGTTCATCGACGACGACGAGGTGCCCCGGGAGGACTGGCTGGCGCGGCTGGTGCGCGCGTGGCGCGCGTGGGGGTGCACGGCCGTGGCGGGCCCGGCGGTCTCGGCGCCGGAGCTCCCCCTGGACCCCTGGGTCCGTGAGAGCCGGATGTTCGAGCGCCGGCGGCGGCCGACGGGCACCGCCCTGCGCGGGGCGGCGACCAACAACCTGCTGCTGGACCTGCGGCGGCTGCGGGCGCTCGGCGTCCGCTTCGACGACGCCTTCGGGCTCACGGGAGGGTCGGACACGATGCTGACCCACGACCTGGTGGCCAGGGGCGAGCCGCTGCGCTGGTGCGACGAGGCCCAGGTGGTCGCCTCCGTCCCGGCGGTGCGGGCGACGCGGCGCTACGTCCTGCGGCGCAACCTGCGCACGGGCACCACGTGGAGCCGGGTGGAGGTGAAGCTCGCGCGCGGCCCGGTCCGGGTCCTGCGCAGAGCCGAGCTGGTCGCCCGCGGCGTGCTGCGGGTGGCGAGGGGGCTCGCCGCGGCGGTGCGGGGACGGCTGGGCCGCTCGCTCGGGCACCGGGCCCGGGGCGAGTGCGACGTCGCCAGCGGGGTCGGCATGGTGCTCGGCGCCCTGGGCTACGGGTACGTCGAGTACGCCCGCCCGCGCGGGGCCGGGTCCGGCGCCTCGGGCGCCGGCTGA
- a CDS encoding O-antigen ligase family protein yields MSIGGVGDRVLLPRRAPRRAPAHPGPAADRAAGRGTAAPRAGSRRPLLALVLATWALVVVPRLLQTLTAPKFRVSVGEEGAAPTALAAASQLALLGAVAAVCLWVLLTRLPRARADRWGSLAAALGLWGFLVFRDLYAGHVPDRASVLFPLLVLAVWVLRPALRDLAVLAWLTGLTAAVSTAVALVAPEQGLFRSVRGEFIQPDKQLLPGGVLVGVFTQGNNLGQFLVLGLPAVVLVARRRWRLLLVVLVAAALVWSASRSSLAAFAAAAATLLALALSGRSPALRACVSSGALAVATALTLLLPFLTRDDAAFSNRGYIWRLSLAAWREHLLVGHGPDHYAAVARFANPLVGTAFHGHNQVVQVLVTGGLVHLCLTGLLLVLLCRRAVASARAGSAWPTLALVSLLVSCSLEVSFGVVDRDFLLPVTVLPLAVLLFADVPRPGRPALGGAS; encoded by the coding sequence GTGAGCATCGGCGGGGTCGGTGACCGCGTGCTCCTGCCGAGGCGCGCGCCCCGGCGCGCCCCCGCGCACCCCGGGCCCGCCGCGGACCGTGCCGCCGGCCGCGGGACGGCGGCACCGCGCGCCGGCTCCCGCCGCCCGCTGCTCGCGCTGGTGCTCGCCACCTGGGCCCTGGTCGTCGTGCCCCGCCTCCTCCAGACGCTCACCGCGCCGAAGTTCCGCGTGTCCGTCGGCGAGGAGGGCGCCGCGCCGACGGCCCTGGCCGCCGCCAGCCAGCTGGCGCTGCTCGGGGCGGTGGCGGCCGTGTGCCTGTGGGTGCTGCTCACCCGCCTGCCGCGCGCGCGGGCGGACCGCTGGGGCAGCCTCGCCGCGGCGCTCGGGCTGTGGGGGTTCCTGGTCTTCCGCGACCTCTACGCGGGCCACGTCCCCGACCGGGCCAGCGTGCTCTTCCCGCTGCTGGTGCTCGCGGTGTGGGTGCTGCGCCCCGCGCTGCGGGACCTGGCCGTCCTCGCCTGGCTGACGGGGCTGACGGCGGCGGTCAGCACGGCGGTCGCGCTGGTCGCCCCGGAGCAGGGCCTGTTCCGCTCCGTGAGAGGGGAGTTCATCCAGCCGGACAAGCAGCTGCTCCCCGGCGGCGTGCTCGTGGGCGTGTTCACCCAGGGCAACAACCTCGGCCAGTTCCTGGTGCTGGGGCTGCCCGCCGTCGTCCTGGTCGCGCGCCGGCGGTGGCGCCTGCTGCTGGTCGTGCTGGTCGCCGCCGCCCTGGTCTGGAGCGCGTCGCGCTCGTCGCTCGCCGCGTTCGCGGCGGCCGCCGCCACGCTGCTCGCGCTGGCCCTGTCGGGTCGCTCACCCGCCCTGCGCGCCTGCGTGAGCTCCGGCGCGCTGGCCGTCGCCACCGCCCTGACCCTGCTGCTGCCGTTCCTCACGCGGGATGACGCGGCGTTCTCCAACCGCGGCTACATCTGGCGGCTCAGCCTGGCCGCGTGGCGCGAGCACCTCCTCGTCGGCCACGGCCCGGACCACTACGCCGCGGTGGCCCGCTTCGCCAACCCCCTGGTCGGCACGGCGTTCCACGGCCACAACCAGGTGGTCCAGGTCCTGGTCACCGGTGGGCTCGTGCACCTGTGCCTGACCGGGCTGCTGCTGGTGCTGCTGTGCCGCCGCGCCGTCGCCTCCGCCCGCGCGGGGTCGGCGTGGCCGACGCTCGCGCTGGTCAGCCTGCTGGTCTCCTGCTCGCTCGAGGTCTCCTTCGGCGTCGTGGACCGCGACTTCCTGCTGCCGGTGACCGTGCTGCCCCTGGCGGTGCTGCTCTTCGCCGACGTCCCGCGACCCGGGCGACCCGCCCTCGGAGGAGCCTCGTGA
- a CDS encoding adenylyltransferase/cytidyltransferase family protein → MFHIGHLNILRRAREGCDELVVGAVTDEVVERTKGRRPVVPLEERAEILASLRLVDRVVADDCGSDKLPMWERLRFDVLFKGDDWRGTPKGDQLEAGMAAVGVRVVYFPYTHTTSSTLLRDLITAHG, encoded by the coding sequence ATGTTCCACATCGGGCACCTGAACATCCTGCGGCGGGCGCGGGAGGGCTGCGACGAGCTCGTCGTCGGAGCGGTGACCGACGAGGTCGTGGAGCGCACCAAGGGCAGGCGCCCGGTGGTGCCGCTGGAGGAGCGCGCGGAGATCCTGGCCAGCCTGCGCCTCGTCGACCGCGTCGTGGCCGACGACTGCGGCAGCGACAAGCTGCCGATGTGGGAGCGCCTGCGCTTCGACGTCCTGTTCAAGGGCGACGACTGGCGCGGCACCCCCAAGGGTGACCAGCTGGAGGCGGGCATGGCCGCGGTGGGGGTGCGCGTCGTGTACTTCCCCTACACGCACACCACGTCCAGCACGCTGCTGCGCGACCTGATCACCGCCCACGGGTGA
- a CDS encoding CDP-alcohol phosphatidyltransferase family protein, whose product MRSAVLTSRPSYRQSLDGLSSAQKSAKGAPAYSRFVNRPLGRRLAAGAHVLGLTPDQVTAASALCTAAGIATVALGPSAWWTGLLVAALLVLGYALDAADGQLARLRGGGSLAGEWLDHVVDAAKIPALHLAVAVGAHRSPTPPSDAWLLVPLAFAVVASTWFFTIILNDHLRRLAGARDGQAAVASGEARRHSALRSAASVPTDYGVLCLLFVTLGAPVLFRWAYGLLALGFALLAAASMVVWYRQVGSLERAQDGSSA is encoded by the coding sequence ATGAGGAGCGCCGTCCTGACGTCGCGGCCCTCGTACCGGCAGTCCCTGGACGGCCTGTCGAGCGCGCAGAAGAGCGCCAAGGGGGCTCCGGCGTACTCGCGGTTCGTCAACCGCCCGCTCGGGCGCCGGCTGGCCGCCGGCGCCCACGTGCTCGGCCTGACGCCGGACCAGGTCACCGCCGCCTCGGCCCTGTGCACGGCGGCCGGCATCGCGACCGTGGCGCTGGGGCCCTCGGCGTGGTGGACGGGCCTGCTCGTGGCGGCGCTGCTGGTCCTGGGCTACGCCCTGGACGCCGCCGACGGCCAGCTGGCGCGGCTGCGCGGCGGCGGGTCGCTGGCGGGCGAGTGGCTCGACCACGTCGTCGACGCCGCCAAGATCCCGGCGCTGCACCTCGCCGTCGCCGTCGGCGCCCACCGCAGCCCCACCCCGCCCTCGGACGCGTGGCTGCTGGTGCCGCTCGCCTTCGCCGTGGTGGCCAGCACCTGGTTCTTCACGATCATCCTCAACGACCACCTGCGCCGCCTGGCCGGCGCCCGCGACGGGCAGGCGGCGGTGGCCTCCGGCGAGGCGCGCCGGCACTCCGCGCTGCGCTCGGCGGCCTCGGTGCCCACCGACTACGGCGTGCTGTGCCTGCTGTTCGTCACCCTCGGTGCGCCGGTGCTCTTCCGGTGGGCCTACGGCCTCCTCGCCCTCGGCTTCGCGCTCCTGGCGGCGGCGTCGATGGTGGTGTGGTACCGGCAGGTCGGATCCCTCGAGCGGGCGCAGGACGGGAGCAGCGCGTGA